CACGGTTTCTACACTCCAGTCCCCTTTGTCATTTTTGCGAAACACCTCCATTTGAGGAAGTTCGGTGGAGACCAGCACATACTCTTTCAGCGTTTCAATGCTGCGATACGCAATGAATTTATCGGTTTTATCAAACACCGCCGTGGAAGGCGAAGCCACTTCGATTACCAGAATCGGATTGGTCAGGTTATCATTTTCTATTGTTTGTGCTTCGCCGTCGCTTATGACAATATCCGGATAAAAATAGCTGCCGTTTTGAGGATTGAAAACGCGCATATCACTGCCTAAGACTTCAGATTTGGATGAGCGCAAATAATTTCCAACCAATAAAAATAAATTTTTAACAATCCGATTATGCTCTAATGTAGCTCCGGCCATTTCAATAA
Above is a window of Runella slithyformis DSM 19594 DNA encoding:
- a CDS encoding Uma2 family endonuclease, producing MVPAISSSFTSEEYLAFERASQQRHEFIYNTLIEMAGATLEHNRIVKNLFLLVGNYLRSSKSEVLGSDMRVFNPQNGSYFYPDIVISDGEAQTIENDNLTNPILVIEVASPSTAVFDKTDKFIAYRSIETLKEYVLVSTELPQMEVFRKNDKGDWSVETVHGLDKMALFQSVGVSVLLKDVFEKVF